Genomic segment of Tautonia rosea:
TGGGAGCAGATTCTGGATGTCACTTCGCGCGACGCGACCCTGATCGTCTCGCCTGGTGCAACCCTCGACTGGCACGCCGTCGGTGGTGTTCACGGGTTTGGCGGCCTGTTCACGGCCACTGGCGGTGGCTCTGTGATCCTCGGAGGTACGGCCTTCGCCTACGCTGACGACCTGATCCTCCAGGGTGATTCCGGCATGTTCCGGTTCCACGAGACCAGCGGCTGGTACGGACGGATCGAAAACCGAAGTGACCTCACGATCGAAAGCACAACCGGACAGAATATCGGTCTGGTCGGAGACTTCGAGAATTATGGAACCGTCCGTGCCACAGCTCCTGTCCCTCTCAACCCGCCATTCGCGGCGGGGACCGGACGGCTTTTCAACATGCCAGGAGCGACCTTTGAAACCGCGCCTGGCGCCTGGTTCGTAGGCGGCGGGCTCAATTCCAGCCTCGAAAGCGACTCTGGCCCTCTGATTCGCAACGAAGGCCACATGAGCCTGGATGGCACGGTCACGGTCAACGCCAAGCTCGACAACCTGGGTACCGTCGAAATCAACGGAGTCACAACCTTTCAGGGCATCCGTGGCCAGGACCTCGGCAGCGGCCTCTCCGGCATGAATGGAACCTGGATTGTTCACGACGGCGCGGAGTTCCGCTCAAATCCCACCTTCAACACCATCGCGGGCACTGTCCAGCTCAATGGCCCGGGCAGTGTGCTCGCTGCCGCCAACCTGATTCGCCAGGTCAACGGCGCGCTCATCCTGGGCGAGAACGCCACGGCCACCTTCACCTTGCCTCTCACCAACTCTGGGACAATCACCCTGAGCCCGGGTGCCATCTTGAGCGCCAGCCAGGGATACACGCAAACGTTTGCCGGCACACTGGTGAACCACATCGCATCACCTGATCGCTTCGGCAAGCTGATCGCCGGAGCGCCCACCGCGTTGGACGGCACGCTCGAGGCACGACTCTCTTCCGGTTATGTGCCAGGAGCCGAAACCACCTTTGAAATCCTCACCTCCACCGCCCTCTCGGGCGGCTTCGCTCACCTCGCCTCTGCCGACTTGGTGACCGCTTACACCGGAACCTCAGTACTCCTGGGCCGAAACACCGTGGCCGGTGACCTCGTCGTTGAGAATGTGGAACTCATCGGCGTCACAGGCCCGCTTGTTCCCAAGCAGCCTTTCCAGATTCGCTACACAGTTCGCAACACCTCGGACAATCCCGTCGCCGGCCCGTGGTCGGACATTGTACATCTCGCTCAGGGGGCCACTCGCGGAATCGGCGCCGCACTGGTCGGTATATCGGGACCGACCGACAATTTGCTTGCCGGGCAGTCAACCGTGATCACGCTCGACCTTGTCACTCCGGCCTTGCCAGGTGACTGGAACGTCTTCGTGACCACTGACCGCCGAGGAGTCATCCCCGATCTTGACCGCTCGAACAACATCGGCCGTTCCAGCACTCCACTCAGGATCGAGCTTCCTACGCTGACGCTTGGAAGTTCAGCCACGATCGCGCTCGACCGGGGCGAGAGTTATGGGTATGCCCTGGTCATTCCTGTGGGAGCGGGTCCAGTCGAGCTCTCGGCCCTCTTCCGGAACGGTGACGCGGGCGACCTGCGCGTCATTCGAGCCGGAGCGTTCAACGCGAATCAAGTCGAGTGGACCTCCACCAGCCGACCAGTCGCAATGGGTCGAGAGGCGACTCTCAATTTACTCGACGGTGTGCCGGGCCTCTATCTTGTAGTGGTGACCAGCCGAGCGGGAGGGCTGGTCACGACCACTGCAATTCAGCAGCGGCTAGAGATCCACAGCTTCGACGGTAACGACGAGATCCGACGCGAGCTCCACGCGGGCGATACCCTGACCCTCACCCTCCGTGGCAGCGGTTTCACTCCCGACACGATCTTCACTCTGGGTGGTCGCGCGGCCACACTCAGCACAGTATTCGACCCATCGTCAGCGATCGTCACCTTCGCCGACCTCGCCCCTGGCGATACACTTGCCCTGCAGGCCACCGCAGGTGGCGTCCAAGCGCTTGCACCTGGGTTGCCCTTCCGCGTACTCCCAGCGTCTGCCGACCCCGCCGCCTCACAGGCAAACTGGACCGTGCTTGTCGACATGCCACGGTTCAGCCGTCCCTTCCGCGAGATTCCTGTCACCATCCGCTACCGCAACGATAGCACGGTCAGCCAACCCGCGCCCGTACTCTCGGTCACGACCGACAATGGCCGCTTGCGATTGGCGTCCGACACGATCTACGTCGGACCTCAGCTCGGCCTATTGGGCGTCAAGACGACAGGGCGTCCCGACCTGTTCGCTCCTGGCGAGTCTGGCTCGATCGACCTGATGCTGTCTCCCGAGACCAATGGCGATGGCGTCGCGTCGAATGTCACTGTTTCGATTCTGCCCGAGAGCAAGCTCACACCGGCGGGTGTGGGACCCCGTAGCTCCCCCGTACTCCAGCCGGTCGCGCTGCTGCCGAATGCTTTCGATGAAATCCGCCCGCCAACGGTGAACGAGCTTGCCTGGAGAACCACCGTCAAACCTAACCTGATCTCGTTGGTTGGCACGACCACCGAAACCTACGCCTCCGCGCTTCGCCACGTCGCGGACCGCTTTGCCCAGGATGGCAGTGAAACCCGCGACGTGGCACGACTACTGAACTACCTACTTCTGGTCGCCAATGACTTCGGCGCCATCTCCGCTCGTTTCGAGCAGAGCGCCTTCGGCTTCGGCAGAACCAACCCGTTCGAGATCAGAGTCGAGACCGACGCGGCGGGAAACCTGATCGTTCGCTCAGGGGACCGGATCCGGCCTTTCTTCAACCAAGGGACCCATTTTCTCGGCGTCGATGTCGATCGCGGCCAGATCATGCCTCGTCCGGGCGGAGGCTGGCTGCTCACAGAGACAAACGGCAGCTCTTACGCCTTTCGTTCTGACGGCCTGTGGGAATACACCCAGGACGCACGAGGGCAACGTCTCACCGCAACGTACGACGGACAGCGTCTGATCGCCTTCACCAACGCCTACGAAGATACCACGACCATCCAATATGACGCCGGTGGACTGATCACCTCCGTCACCAATCCCGTAGGTGAGGCCACGACGTACACCTACGACGCATCACGTCGGTTTCTCACCTCCGTCACTTCGCCCGAAGGCAATGTGACGACCTATACCTACAACCTGGCCACGACGGGCCCTTTGGCTTACACGATCTCTGGTACTCGCACTTCGGACGGCGTGACATGGAACTACGAGTACGACTCGTTTGGGCGACTTTCGCGCTCGAGCCGCAATAGTGGCCAACTTCCGCTCGAGATCCGGCATGGCACAGACGCACAGATTGGCCAGATCACCCTCATCGACCCAGCCGGCGCAGTCACCGTCGTGACGCGTGGAGAGTACGGGCAGCCCGGCTCGATCACTGACCCGGCAGGGCAGACCATCGATTACCACTACGATCGACATGGCCGCCTCATCGCCGCCAAAGGGGAGGAGGGAACCATACACTTTACGCGGAACCAACATGGCCGTGTCACCTCGATCCTCACTCCGGCAGGAATCGCTTACCAGGCCGCTTATACAGCCGAAAACCGACTTCCCACGTCAATCGCCGATCCGCTGGGACGAGTCTCTACCTTCAGCTACGACGCTTCGGGTGTGCCCACCTCTTGGACTCAGCCCGACGGCGCGGTCACGCAATACCAGATCGACGGCTTCGGCCGCCTGTCCGGGGTCACGAATCCCAGAGGCAACGAGTCCCGCCGCTCCTACGACTCGCGCGGGCTCCTCACCCGGATCGACTACGCGGATGGCAGCCGGATCGAGTACACGCTCGACTCGCGACGCAAGGTTACCCAGATCGTCGAGACCTTCGGCGACGGTCGTGCCCAATCGATCTCATTCACTTACGACGGAGCAGGCCGAATCAGCTCGTTGACCGACATAAATGGTCGAGTGATTCATTATGAATACGACGCATCCGGACGTCTCTTCCGCAGAACCGCCGACGGCGTGGCGGTGGAGACCACGTTTGACAACCTGAGCCGCCGCGCCACCGTTCAACGTGACGGGGTCGTCCAGGTGACCTACGCATACGACGTTGCGGGCAATCTGACCTCAAAGACCTATGCTAATGGGACTCGGACGAACTACCAGTACGACCTTCTGGGCCGCACCACTCGCGTGGAGCATCGGTCCGGCTCGGGCGAGCTTCTCGACTTCCAAACCTACACGCTCGACCAGGCCGGCCGGATTGCAAGCCTGACCTCACCCCAGGGAACGACGACCTACCAGTACGACGCCCGCAGCCAGCTCGTAGGTGTGGTCTTGCCCGATGGGAAGATCCATCGCTACGACGTTGACGCCACTGGCAACCGACTCGACTTCGCGACCGATGGCTTCAATCGCTACACCTCCGACCCGGACGGCCGGACCTTCCAGTACGACGCGTCGGGAAACCTGAGCAAAGTGACCGAAACCGACGGCTCGGTCACGACCTATGGGTATGACGTCCGCAATCGCCTGGTTCGAATCAGCCACCCCTCGACCGAGATCACCTTCGAGTACGACCCGCTTGGGAATCGGTCGGCCGTCACACGCAATGGGGTACGAACCGACCTCCTGCTCGACCCCTTCGGCAGCACTGGCCTGGGCGACGTGCTGGCCGAGTACGAGGGCGGCT
This window contains:
- a CDS encoding RHS repeat-associated core domain-containing protein, translating into MRRKASSRARLDFESLEKRELLATYRWLGGNVNTSGLYAWDLPANWFNEDLGQAGQGVPGAEDTARIVDNRTRVDLSRDVTVGTLLVGGSFRDQNHQIQTQGHTLTFGGGAINAGWLFGSFVNTGELTINALTGAQDWPLSITGDLTNTGTIDVQSGTLRTVIPVGGGLQTTLVNTDEAEIRIHEGATLGAGQTWIGNIQNHGTIAKVGGAGPGILGMPVINLPGGAFRVDSGTLQLTGSNHRFSGGEIVVAPGTLFEVTLEFIGGTTTQVTDPLIISGGGTVQLKRGEIQLNSSLFIKDNTAFLLESGDFAQSSRISGSGSLESGTIDIRKGWLSFARLTNRGEVRFSGQGSSESVLHGSTLINEGLVVFDAPSIEIAGSGLTNTTTGTIDIVRSGQLHYGIFGGSASNFREWRNEGLIHQHAGVESFSIASVQFINRGGTIQVDVGTFDLSGNIVSGWEQILDVTSRDATLIVSPGATLDWHAVGGVHGFGGLFTATGGGSVILGGTAFAYADDLILQGDSGMFRFHETSGWYGRIENRSDLTIESTTGQNIGLVGDFENYGTVRATAPVPLNPPFAAGTGRLFNMPGATFETAPGAWFVGGGLNSSLESDSGPLIRNEGHMSLDGTVTVNAKLDNLGTVEINGVTTFQGIRGQDLGSGLSGMNGTWIVHDGAEFRSNPTFNTIAGTVQLNGPGSVLAAANLIRQVNGALILGENATATFTLPLTNSGTITLSPGAILSASQGYTQTFAGTLVNHIASPDRFGKLIAGAPTALDGTLEARLSSGYVPGAETTFEILTSTALSGGFAHLASADLVTAYTGTSVLLGRNTVAGDLVVENVELIGVTGPLVPKQPFQIRYTVRNTSDNPVAGPWSDIVHLAQGATRGIGAALVGISGPTDNLLAGQSTVITLDLVTPALPGDWNVFVTTDRRGVIPDLDRSNNIGRSSTPLRIELPTLTLGSSATIALDRGESYGYALVIPVGAGPVELSALFRNGDAGDLRVIRAGAFNANQVEWTSTSRPVAMGREATLNLLDGVPGLYLVVVTSRAGGLVTTTAIQQRLEIHSFDGNDEIRRELHAGDTLTLTLRGSGFTPDTIFTLGGRAATLSTVFDPSSAIVTFADLAPGDTLALQATAGGVQALAPGLPFRVLPASADPAASQANWTVLVDMPRFSRPFREIPVTIRYRNDSTVSQPAPVLSVTTDNGRLRLASDTIYVGPQLGLLGVKTTGRPDLFAPGESGSIDLMLSPETNGDGVASNVTVSILPESKLTPAGVGPRSSPVLQPVALLPNAFDEIRPPTVNELAWRTTVKPNLISLVGTTTETYASALRHVADRFAQDGSETRDVARLLNYLLLVANDFGAISARFEQSAFGFGRTNPFEIRVETDAAGNLIVRSGDRIRPFFNQGTHFLGVDVDRGQIMPRPGGGWLLTETNGSSYAFRSDGLWEYTQDARGQRLTATYDGQRLIAFTNAYEDTTTIQYDAGGLITSVTNPVGEATTYTYDASRRFLTSVTSPEGNVTTYTYNLATTGPLAYTISGTRTSDGVTWNYEYDSFGRLSRSSRNSGQLPLEIRHGTDAQIGQITLIDPAGAVTVVTRGEYGQPGSITDPAGQTIDYHYDRHGRLIAAKGEEGTIHFTRNQHGRVTSILTPAGIAYQAAYTAENRLPTSIADPLGRVSTFSYDASGVPTSWTQPDGAVTQYQIDGFGRLSGVTNPRGNESRRSYDSRGLLTRIDYADGSRIEYTLDSRRKVTQIVETFGDGRAQSISFTYDGAGRISSLTDINGRVIHYEYDASGRLFRRTADGVAVETTFDNLSRRATVQRDGVVQVTYAYDVAGNLTSKTYANGTRTNYQYDLLGRTTRVEHRSGSGELLDFQTYTLDQAGRIASLTSPQGTTTYQYDARSQLVGVVLPDGKIHRYDVDATGNRLDFATDGFNRYTSDPDGRTFQYDASGNLSKVTETDGSVTTYGYDVRNRLVRISHPSTEITFEYDPLGNRSAVTRNGVRTDLLLDPFGSTGLGDVLAEYEGGSLRSSNLIADGLEARFDASGNASYYQFDAIGNTTAITDASGAVTATYRYLPFGEIEFQGGTGAGDNPFTYHGKWGVASLDLGLYDMRARLYDATTGRFTQPDPIGLTGGDFNLYRFVLNNPLSFIDPSGLQPGRVTSSNKINPHRKVDPITPGPKPGDNPYRDPAPQPSKKETEDPVLPETSPDKTIFSPEVTEGEPEEVTIPNFDFPTEVTTPNEDGSTATNTTTTEAFEPVDTSAYLLAGGGAVLLVAAGAALYFSGGTAAPVVESSATVILEAAASRGLIRVALPVVMGSRIANSETLSEEPLVPGGGGSSLQIVPRDPNDITGPGGIGEDLFRQPGGTYGYTIRFQNKPEASAPAQEVFITQTLDPDLDWDTFQLTSFGWAGYEFDVPAGRQSYTTRIDDPASSMVVEVTATLDASTGVLAWTFRSLDPISLDLPADALAGFLPPDDDSGRGQGFVSYTIEPGILDATGTQYDAQAQIVFDTEAALLTNIHRNTIDASPPVSFVESLPATSTPIFQVRFGGTDAGSGIKARDVWVQEDDGPWRIWLINTTLRSAEFVGNPGKTYRFLSNATDKVGNAEPRRITADTFTRTMAPGLPVVEPLSPTIVRSVVNGGEAQRSRVTRLQVEFNTVVSIAQGAFRLIRHDGRVIAVQVSSLRTVDGRSIATLTFNSPLLQAGSVPDGRYTLKVLAEGVVSHEGQPLSSSGSAVPNGIQVSTFHRLYGDTNGDARVNRADFRTFRNAFRSIAPETRYLVELDVNNDRLINRKDAHQFFRRLFWRRAFP